The Zalophus californianus isolate mZalCal1 chromosome X, mZalCal1.pri.v2, whole genome shotgun sequence genome window below encodes:
- the LOC113930176 gene encoding DDB1- and CUL4-associated factor 8-like — protein sequence MSDNGSSTDGPQDSGRSSLLNSPEEQSEVDAWRETSSDTELSLSLTRDGGVLSQASPESQGTDAESSAENINFESTEDSDQFFCEENLFPYHPAEEEERGAAAEQPQVLCDEANRDQYLSDEDRALEDWVSSETSTLPRPRWQVLSALRERQLGYSARFVYEACGARVFVQRFHLLHELEGHHGCVNTVHFNQRGTWLASSSDDLRVIVWDWVRRQPVLEFASGHKNNVFQAKFLPNCGDSTLAMCARDGQVRIAELSALPHCKNTKRVAQHRGASHKLALEPDSPFKFLSSGEDAVVFAIDLRQGRPASRVVVTKEREKRVGLYTIHVNPASTYQFAVGGKDQFVRIYDQRKINENENNGVLKKFCPHHLVNCDSKANITCLVYSHDGTELLASYNDEDIYLFNSSDGDGAQYVKRYKGHRNNATIKGVNFYGPRSEFVVSGSDCGHIFLWEKSSCQIVQFMEGDRGGTINCLEPHPYLPVLATSGLDHEAKIWAPTAKATTELIGLKDMIKRNKRERDEDRIHHTDLFDSHMLWLLMRHLTQRGHYQHWGAPEVGVMDAESDASSSTSSSSEEEENQDRVQCLPS from the coding sequence ATGTCTGACAACGGGAGCAGCACAGATGGCCCACAAGACTCAGGAAGAAGCAGCCTGCTTAATAGCCCTGAGGAGCAGTCTGAAGTGGATGCCTGGAGAGAGACATCTTCAGACACTGAACTGAGCTTGAGTTTGACCAGAGATGGTGGCGTTCTCAGCCAGGCCAGCCCAGAAAGTCAAGGCACAGACGCAGAAAGTTCAGCTGAAAACATCAACTTTGAAAGCACGGAAGACTCGGACCAGTTCTTCTGTGAGGAAAACCTATTCCCTTATCACCCAgcggaagaggaggagagaggagcgGCCGCAGAACAGCCTCAGGTACTGTGCGATGAAGCTAACCGTGATCAGTATTTATCAGATGAGGATCGGGCCCTGGAGGACTGGGTGTCCTCCGAAACATCTACCCTGCCCCGCCCTCGCTGGCAAGTCCTTTCTGCTCTTCGAGAGCGGCAGCTGGGTTACAGTGCCCGCTTCGTATATGAGGCCTGTGGGGCCAGAGTCTTTGTGCAGCGTTTCCACCTGCTCCATGAGCTTGAAGGCCATCATGGTTGCGTCAATACTGTGCACTTTAACCAacgtggcacctggctggccagTAGCAGTGATGACCTTAGAGTGATAGTGTGGGACTGGGTGCGTCGGCAGCCAGTACTGGAGTTTGCGAGTGGTCACAAAAATAATGTCTTTCAAGCCAAGTTCCTTCCCAATTGTGGTGATTCCACCTTGGCCATGTGTGCCCGTGATGGGCAGGTGCGCATAGCAGAGCTCTCTGCTCTACCACACTGTAAGAATACTAAGCGTGTGGCCCAGCACAGGGGAGCCTCCCATAAgttggctctggagccagactcccCTTTTAAGTTCCTATCTTCAGGTGAAGATGCAGTTGTTTTTGCCATTGACCTCAGACAAGGCCGGCCAGCTTCCAGAGTGGTGGTAaccaaagagagggagaagagagtgggGCTGTATACAATCCATGTGAATCCTGCCAGTACTTACCAGTTTGCCGTGGGCGGAAAAGATCAGTTTGTAAGAATTTATGACCAAAGGAAAATTAATGAGAATGAGAATAATGGGGTACTCAAGAAATTCTGTCCTCATCACCTAGTCAACTGTGATTCCAAAGCAAACATCACCTGCCTTGTGTACAGCCATGATGGCACAGAGCTCCTGGCCAGTTATAATGATGAAGATATTTATCTCTTCAACTCCTCTGATGGAGATGGAGCCCAGTATGTTAAGAGATACAAGGGGCACAGAAATAATGCCACAATCAAAGGCGTCAATTTCTATGGCCCCAGAAGTGAGTTTGTGGTGAGCGGCAGTGATTGTGGGCACATCTTCCTCTGGGAAAAATCATCCTGCCAGATTGTTCAGTTCATGGAGGGAGACAGGGGAGGCACCATAAACTGTCTTGAGCCCCATCCTTACCTACCTGTGCTGGCAACCAGTGGCCTAGATCATGAAGCCAAGATCTGGGCACCCACAGCTAAAGCTACCACTGAGCTGATCGGGTTAAAGGATATGATTAAGAGAAACAAGCGAGAACGGGATGAAGATCGCATACACCACACTGACCTGTTTGACAGCCACATGCTTTGGCTCCTCATGCGTCACCTGACACAGAGAGGTCATTACCAGCACTGGGGAGCTCCTGAAGTTGGAGTCATGGATGCAGAGTCGGATGCTTCTTCCAGTACCTCCAGTTCATCTGAGGAGGAAGAGAACCAAGACCGTGTTCAATGCCTTCCGTCCTGA